In one window of Solanum pennellii chromosome 2, SPENNV200 DNA:
- the LOC107009413 gene encoding polyphenol oxidase, chloroplastic-like, whose protein sequence is MFMNTPQTSKNMSSIPLPTTNTLSSSTTTTFSNLRSSPFFAKTSSIRKHNVHRKFQVSCKTIDDNNHEHNSPIDISKKNDSSNNMIDRRNVLLGLGGLYGASTLVGGLPFALAAPVNGPDVTKCGAADLPPGAELVNCCPPMSGSIIDFQLPSSSTPLRTRPAAHSVDSAYIEKFNRAIQLMKQLPDDDPRSFKQQANIHCAYCDGAYDQLGFPNSELQVHSSWIFLPFHRCYLYFFERILGSLINDPTFAMPFWNWDHPDGMRMPGLYTNPTSSLYDRLRDRRHQPPTMVDLDFNGTDPNISTAQQTSQNLTNMYRQMVSLGRTPETFLGDPYRAGGVPGGAGSLENMAHGAVHVWTGDRTQANFENMGDFYSAARDPIFYAHHSNIDRLWTVWKTLGGRRQDFTDPDFLNTSFLFYDEKSQMVRIRVRDVLDSSKLGYVYQNVTNQWINSRPTPRVSRALSSVRRLVEARAADDNNNNNNNIMNFPRPKEIFPTKLDHVIKVMVKRPNKKKRNKKEKNEKEEILIVEGLEVESDVFVKFDVLINDEDETLISPDNAEFAGSFVNVPHHSHGKGEKNSKRKTKLKLAITELLEDLDAENDDNVLVTFVPKNGSGAVKIGGVKIVLED, encoded by the exons ATGTTCATGAATACACCTCAAACAAGCAAAAATATGTCTTCCATTCCACTTCCCACTACCAATACTCTCTCTTCTTCAACTACCACCACTTTTTCCAACTTGCGTTCTTCTCCTTTCTTTGCAAAAACATCCTCCATTAGAAAGCATAATGTCCATCGTAAGTTCCAAGTATCATGCAAAACCATAGATGATAATAATCACGAACACAACTCACCCATCGACATTTCTAAAAAGAACGATTCTTCAAACAATATGATCGATAGAAGAAACGTTCTACTTGGATTAGGAGGTTTATATGGTGCTTCTACTCTTGTTGGTGGTCTTCCCTTCGCCCTTGCCGCTCCGGTGAACGGACCCGACGTTACCAAATGTGGGGCCGCAGACTTGCCACCAG GTGCAGAACTGGTTAATTGTTGTCCTCCGATGAGCGGAAGTATCATCGACTTCCAGCTTCCGTCGTCATCCACCCCACTCCGTACACGGCCAGCAGCTCATTCCGTCGATAGTGCCTACATTGAGAAATTCAACAGAGCTATTCAGCTGATGAAGCAACTTCCTGACGACGATCCACGTAGCTTCAAACAACAAGCAAATATTCACTGTGCTTATTGTGATGGTGCTTATGATCAATTAGGGTTCCCAAATTCAGAGCTCCAAGTTCATTCCTCTTGGATTTTTCTTCCATTCCATCGTTGTTATCTCTATTTCTTCGAAAGAATCTTGGGAAGTTTAATCAATGATCCAACCTTCGCGATGCCATTTTGGAATTGGGATCATCCAGATGGCATGCGTATGCCAGGATTGTACACAAACCCTACCTCTTCTCTCTATGATCGACTTAGAGATCGGAGGCATCAGCCTCCGACAATGGTCGATCTAGACTTCAACGGTACCGATCCCAACATAAGTACCGCTCAACAAACATCTCAAAACCTCACAAATATGTATAGACAAATGGTATCTCTCGGAAGAACTCCCGAGACTTTCCTCGGGGACCCTTACCGTGCAGGTGGGGTCCCCGGTGGAGCTGGATCCCTCGAGAACATGGCTCATGGTGCGGTTCATGTTTGGACCGGTGATAGAACCCAAGCTAATTTCGAAAACATGGGCGATTTTTATTCAGCAGCTAGAGATCCTATTTTCTATGCTCATCATTCAAATATCGATAGATTATGGACTGTTTGGAAAACCCTAGGTGGTAGACGTCAAGACTTCACCGATCCTGATTTTCTAaacacttcatttttattttacgaCGAAAAATCACAAATGGTACGTATTAGGGTTCGTGATGTGTTGGATTCAAGCAAACTCGGATACGTTTATCAGAACGTAACGAATCAATGGATAAATTCGCGACCAACGCCTAGAGTATCGCGGGCGTTGAGTAGCGTAAGGAGGCTCGTTGAAGCTAGAGCAgctgatgataataataataataataataatattatgaattttccTAGACCAAAAGAAATATTCCCAACGAAACTTGACCATGTTATAAAAGTTATGGTAAAAAGGCCaaacaagaagaagaggaacaaaaaggagaaaaatgagaaagaggAGATTTTAATTGTTGAAGGATTAGAAGTGGAGAGTGATGTGTTTGTTAAGTTTGATGTTTTGATCAATGACGAAGATGAAACACTGATTTCACCAGATAATGCTGAGTTTGCTGGGAGTTTTGTGAACGTACCACATCATAGTCATGGTAAAGGTGAGAAAAATTCGAAACGAAAAACGAAGCTAAAATTAGCGATAACTGAGTTGTTGGAGGATTTGGATGCTgaaaatgatgataatgtgttggtGACTTTTGTACCCAAGAATGGTTCTGGTGCTGTTAAAATTGGTGGTGTTAAGATTGTGCTTGaggattag
- the LOC107009356 gene encoding uncharacterized protein At4g04980: MLLFFFLLLQHSFNNFYYSIAFIHRFFASADNISVFSIVKVDLVNSFLCFFSILYKTWYFSLEMAIGACFGVPPFFSRRKHTTTYQEEEMKETKRSPVVEKKKTPPIAVSKSFKSKGSTVRNSSRVAGNFIIMTELRNKILTLRDLLDLSPCIGSASVNELLLLTLKDLQQLYPTMNPSISLSKIDEAPMQQALQFFFDTLISIGEMWTGNDEWMVKCKDDSFSKQDNLEHYGVLLLDDMIQLASERMFDMMDEDEDDDEDEDEDDQIRYERPSFNMFGRVLSESYSSSKSSLSSTPVTPTSVLPELRSKKNTKASYSPPRLLPLRVQAVGKLNPIDVKRLSFHMFPNVAAQDSNFVVQLTSTVNEQKSDVEAEKDSQVKTKDDEEFGQDCEMTDSPDILPTSMDAQSENEGTCKTGVKNNLPVSGHVTLDVLLPPSLPEQGAGQQSPLTLSLNVIDSQKPTSTLQISLLTPDGDISLNQPSTFAPAAPQPPPPPPPPPVPNSSGNAEGSRPAPLLAKPSGVPQPPPPPPPPLMSSANVATPQHPMKPISALPPPPPPPPPMTRKEITCPPPPPPPPMTSGQRVAPPPPPPPPMTSVKAVTPPPPPPPPMTSGKGVAPPPPPPPPMTSGNVISVPPPPPPPMGSKFTAPPPPPPPMGSKGMAPAPPPPPMTSNGRMPAPPPPMPMGKGGAPPPPPGFAGARSLGPRKGATKLKRSSQMGNLYRLLKGKVEGSSLNGKSKGRKGKASASAPAGGKQGMADALAEMTKRSAYHQQIEEDVKVHAQTIKEMKTAISSFQTSDMSELIKFHKTVESNLEKLTDESQVLARFEEFPTKKLEALRMAAALHTKLDTIAKTLQNWPLVPPVGQLLDKAENYFNKIKGEMDTLERTKDDESKKFTSHKIHFDFGILVRIKELMVDVSSNCMELTLKERREAKQKENEGPTPKNDGKKGSAKLLWKAFQFAFRVYTFAGGQDDRADMLTKELAQEIETDPNPET; encoded by the exons atgcttttgttcttcttcctcctcctccaACATTCTTTTAATAATTTCTATTATTCTATTGCTTTCATTCACCGGTTTTTTGCGTCAGCAGATAATATTTCTGTTTTTTCAATTGTCAAAGTTGACCTGGTAAAttcatttttgtgttttttttcaatattgtaTAAAACTTGGTATTTCTCATTAGAAATGGCCATTGGAGCATGCTTTGGTGTGCCTCCTTTCTTTTCACGCAGGAAGCATACTACAACATatcag GAAGAAGAGATGAAAGAGACAAAGAGAAGTCCTGTTgtagaaaagaagaaaacaccTCCCATAGCAGtatcaaaaagttttaaatccaAAGGTTCCACGGTTCGTAATTCATCTAGAGTAGCAGGGAACTTCATAATAATGACTGAGCTTCGGAACAAGATCCTTACCTTGAGAGACTTGCTCGACTTGTCCCCTTGTATTGGCTCTGCATCTGTAAATGAG CTGCTGCTTTTGACGCTGAAAGACCTGCAACAACTGTATCCTACAATGAATCCATCTATTTCTTTGTCAAAAATTGATGAAGCACCGATGCAGCAG GCACTGCAATTCTTCTTTGATACTCTGATATCAATTGGGGAAATGTGGACAGGCAATGATGAGTGGATGGTCAAATGCAAGGACGATTCATTCAGTAAACAAGACAATTTGGAACACTATG GAGTGTTATTGCTCGATGACATGATTCAGCTAGCCAGTGAAAGGATGTTCGATATGAtggatgaggatgaggatgatgatgaagaCGAGGATGAGGATGACCAGATAAGATATGAACGTCCATCATTTAACATGTTTGGGAGGGTTCTTTCTGAATCTTACTCAAGTTCCAAGTCCTCCCTCTCGAGCACTCCAGTGACCCCAACTTCAGTTCTCCCTGAGTTAAGGAGCAAGAAGAATACAAAGGCATCATACTCTCCACCTCGTCTTCTGCCACTCAGGGTTCAAGCAGTTGGCAAGCTGAATCCTATTGATGTAAAGCGTCTCTCTTTTCATATGTTTCCAAATGTAGCAGCTCAAGATTCAAATTTTGTTGTTCAATTAACAAGCACAGTTAATGAACAAAAGTCAGATGTAGAAGCGGAGAAAGATTCTCAAGTGAAAACCAAAGATGATGAGGAGTTTGGACAAGATTGTGAAATGACAGACTCGCCAGATATTCTACCGACTAGTATGGATGCTCAATCAGAAAATGAAGGAACATGTAAAACTGGTGTCAAAAATAATCTACCAGTGTCAGGACATGTTACCTTGGATGTGCTTTTACCTCCTTCACTTCCAGAACAAGGAGCAGGGCAACAATCACCACTCACTTTGTCGTTGAATGTCATAGACTCGCAAAAACCAACATCTACTCTGCAAATTTCTTTACTCACACCAGATGGAGATATATCATTGAACCAACCATCGACTTTTGCACCAGCAGCACCACAACCaccacctccacctccacctccaccaGTACCCAATTCATCAGGGAATGCAGAAGGGTCAAGGCCTGCTCCATTGTTAGCAAAACCAAGTGGTGTTCCACagcctcctcctcctcctccgcCACCTCTCATGTCATCAGCCAATGTAGCAACACCACAACATCCTATGAAACCAATATCTGCActcccaccaccaccaccaccacctcctcccatgacaagaaaagaaataacatgtccacctccacctccaccaCCTCCCATGACATCAGGACAAAGAGTGGCACCACCCCCGCCCCCACCACCTCCCATGACTTCAGTAAAAGCAGTGACAcctcccccacccccaccacctCCGATGACATCAGGAAAAGGAGTGGCACCTCCTCCACCCCCACCACCTCCCATGACATCAGGAAATGTTATATCAGTTCCACCTCCACCCCCACCTCCCATGGGATCAAAGTTTACTGCCCCTCCTCCACCCCCTCCTCCCATGGGATCAAAGGGTATGGCACCTGCACCCCCACCTCCACCAATGACTTCAAACGGAAGAATGCCAGCACCACCTCCACCCATGCCAATGGGAAAAGGAGGTGCACCTCCTCCACCACCAGGGTTTGCAGGTGCCAGGAGCCTAGGACCTAGAAAAGGAGCCACTAAATTGAAGAGATCATCACAAATGGGAAATCTATATCGACTTCTCAAGGGAAAAGTTGAAGGATCTAGTTTAAATGGTAAATCAAAGGGGAGAAAGGGAAAAGCTAGTGCTAGTGCACCAGCAGGAGGTAAGCAAGGAATGGCTGATGCATTAGCAGAGATGACAAAGAG GTCAGCATACCACCAACAAATCGAGGAGGATGTTAAAGTACATGCACAAACAATTAAGGAGATGAAAACAGCGATTTCCTCTTTCCAAACATCAGATATGTCTGAGCTAATCAAGTTCCACAAAACTGTAGAATCCAACCTAGAAAAACTAACGGATGAATCTCAG GTGCTAGCAAGGTTTGAAGAATTTCCGACCAAGAAGTTGGAAGCATTGAGGATGGCCGCGGCACTTCACACCAAGTTAGATACAATAGCCAAAACTCTACAGAATTGGCCACTAGTACCACCTGTTGGACAACTTCTTGACAAAGCTGAGAATTACTTCAACAAG ATCAAAGGAGAAATGGACACATTGGAGCGGACAAAAGATGACGAATCCAAGAAATTTACAAGCCATAAAATCCACTTTGATTTCGGCATTCTTGTGCGTATCAAAGAATTGATGGTGGATGTTTCCTCCAACTGTATGGAGCTGACTTTGAAG GAGCGGAGAGAAGCAAAGCAAAAGGAAAATGAAGGACCTACACCGAAAAATGATGGTAAAAAGGGATCAGCTAAACTTCTATGGAAGGCCTTCCAATTTGCATTCAGAGTCTATACTTTTGCTGGTGGGCAAGATGATCGAGCTGACATGTTGACAAAGGAATTGGCTCAAGAAATTGAGACAGATCCTAATCCAGAGACATAA